A genomic window from Terrirubrum flagellatum includes:
- the nadA gene encoding quinolinate synthase NadA, with protein sequence MAALSPALARTAPLYDRVRRVIPPIEWPAFADDADAILELKRRRNAVILAHNYQTPEIFHCVADIVGDSLALARKAMTVDANVIVLAGVHFMAETAKLLNPDKTVLIPDLAAGCSLAESITAADVRLMRERYPGVPVVTYVNTSAAVKAESDICCTSGNARAVVESLGVKRVIMLPDEYLAQNVAAETDVEIIAWKGHCEVHERFSADDIRQLREDHPDVTVLAHPECPPDVVAVADFSGSTAAMSDYVATRKPPRVVLMTECSMSDNVAVQHPEVDFIRPCNLCPHMKRITLKNIRSALEKNEHVVTIDPAVAERARRAVERMLAI encoded by the coding sequence ATGGCCGCCTTATCCCCCGCCCTGGCGAGAACCGCACCGCTCTACGACCGCGTCCGCCGCGTCATTCCGCCGATCGAATGGCCTGCTTTCGCCGATGACGCGGACGCCATTCTCGAGCTGAAGCGCCGGCGCAACGCCGTCATCCTCGCGCACAACTACCAGACGCCGGAAATCTTCCACTGCGTCGCCGACATCGTCGGCGACAGCCTGGCGCTGGCGCGCAAGGCGATGACGGTCGACGCCAACGTGATCGTGCTCGCCGGCGTCCATTTCATGGCGGAGACGGCGAAGCTCCTGAACCCCGACAAGACGGTTCTCATTCCCGATCTCGCGGCTGGTTGTTCGCTCGCGGAATCGATCACCGCGGCGGATGTGCGCCTGATGCGCGAGCGTTATCCCGGCGTTCCCGTCGTGACCTATGTGAACACGTCGGCGGCGGTGAAAGCCGAGTCCGACATCTGCTGCACCTCGGGCAATGCGCGCGCGGTTGTCGAGTCCCTCGGCGTGAAGCGCGTGATCATGTTGCCCGATGAGTATCTCGCACAAAACGTCGCCGCCGAAACAGATGTCGAGATCATCGCCTGGAAAGGCCATTGCGAAGTGCATGAGCGCTTCAGTGCGGACGACATCAGGCAACTGCGCGAGGATCACCCTGATGTGACCGTCCTCGCCCATCCCGAATGTCCGCCTGACGTCGTCGCCGTCGCCGACTTCTCAGGTTCAACCGCCGCGATGTCCGATTATGTCGCGACGAGAAAGCCGCCGCGCGTCGTGCTGATGACCGAATGCTCGATGAGCGACAATGTCGCCGTCCAGCATCCCGAGGTGGATTTCATCCGCCCCTGCAATCTCTGCCCGCACATGAAGCGCATCACGCTGAAGAACATCCGCAGCGCGCTGGAGAAAAATGAGCATGTCGTCACGATTGATCCTGCGGTCGCTGAGCGCGCACGGCGCGCAGTCGAACGGATGCTGGCGATATGA
- a CDS encoding NUDIX hydrolase: MAARADHSSTNAIAADLIAVLVAVTNGAPQVMTIEEGQALPSGPFELGHRSLQTGLRAWVEEQTHHPLGYLEQLYTFADRDRSETAQRIISISYLGLTREKTQEGAREAGWRNWYEYFPWEDHRTGTPALIADLLKPRLLAWADMADDVRLREERRRRVAIAFALEGASWNEELTLQRYELLHEAALTDEARRGGRVPQASLLPGRVMSGDHRRILATGVARLRAKIKYRPVVFELMPPAFTLLQLQRAVEALAGRLLHKQNFRRLIEQQELVEETGASTADTGGRPAKLFRFRHTVLAERAVSGTKLPLARP; this comes from the coding sequence ATGGCCGCCCGCGCCGATCATAGTTCGACCAACGCGATCGCCGCCGATCTTATCGCGGTCCTCGTCGCCGTGACGAATGGCGCGCCGCAGGTCATGACGATCGAGGAAGGGCAGGCGCTTCCCTCAGGCCCGTTCGAGCTCGGTCATCGCTCGCTGCAAACAGGCTTGCGCGCCTGGGTCGAGGAGCAGACGCATCATCCTCTCGGCTATCTCGAGCAACTCTACACGTTCGCCGATCGCGACAGGAGCGAAACGGCGCAACGCATCATCTCGATCAGCTATCTCGGGCTCACGCGCGAGAAAACGCAGGAAGGCGCGCGCGAGGCCGGCTGGCGAAACTGGTACGAATATTTTCCATGGGAGGATCATCGCACGGGGACGCCGGCGCTGATCGCAGACCTGTTGAAGCCGCGGTTGCTGGCCTGGGCCGACATGGCCGACGATGTTCGCCTTCGCGAGGAACGACGAAGGCGGGTTGCGATCGCCTTTGCGCTCGAAGGCGCAAGCTGGAACGAGGAGCTGACGCTGCAGCGCTATGAGCTGCTTCATGAGGCGGCGTTGACGGACGAAGCGCGACGCGGCGGCCGCGTTCCCCAAGCTTCGCTCCTGCCCGGCCGCGTGATGTCCGGCGACCATCGCCGAATTCTTGCGACGGGCGTCGCCAGATTGCGCGCCAAGATCAAATACCGGCCGGTGGTGTTCGAGCTGATGCCGCCTGCCTTCACGCTGCTGCAGCTTCAGCGCGCCGTGGAGGCGCTGGCCGGCCGCCTTCTGCATAAACAGAATTTCCGCCGACTGATCGAGCAGCAGGAATTGGTCGAGGAAACCGGCGCCAGCACCGCCGATACGGGCGGGCGTCCGGCCAAACTGTTCCGGTTCCGCCACACGGTCCTCGCCGAACGAGCCGTCTCCGGAACCAAACTTCCGCTCGCCCGGCCTTGA
- the argH gene encoding argininosuccinate lyase, with the protein MSAPKAEPASAHMGGDNKFPAPEYAETVLGPAFVHAQEHHLAHLFRLHRAHGTMLAEQGLLTKQEISSLLAALDATERDLAARGPSAYTGEHEDLFFFVESELKRHVGPEVAGRLHTGRSRNDIDHALFKMKFRERVDSLVTHLAKLIEALIARAEADAGTIILAYTHGQPAQPSTYGHYLGAVIETLLRDAERLEQARAVLDLCPMGAAAITTTGFPLNRQRMAEFLGFADILRNSYGCIAGADYAAGLFAAVKVLALNLGRVAQDMAFWTSFEVGQLRFSDGFVQISSIMPQKRNPVPVEHMRLMASLCAGRCDAVLTALHNTPFTDMNDNEHETHGQGYEALDMAERVLTLMVGVIRSASIDEKRARVNIERSFATITELADTLVREERIPFVAAHHIAANLARAMQASGETLSTVPYATFSAIFEKQIGRAPTLAEARFRHVVTPDHFVSVRTLPGGPAPAALAESLAIYRKGADAVRARLAAHAGAQARAEATLKAAAERFRS; encoded by the coding sequence ATGTCCGCTCCGAAAGCTGAACCGGCGTCCGCGCATATGGGCGGCGACAATAAATTCCCGGCGCCTGAATATGCCGAGACGGTGCTGGGCCCGGCCTTTGTCCATGCCCAGGAGCATCACCTCGCGCATCTCTTTCGCTTGCATCGCGCGCACGGAACAATGCTCGCCGAGCAGGGTCTGCTGACGAAGCAGGAGATTTCGTCCCTGCTCGCGGCTCTCGACGCCACCGAACGCGATCTCGCGGCGCGAGGCCCGAGCGCCTACACTGGCGAACATGAAGACCTGTTCTTCTTCGTGGAGAGCGAGTTGAAGCGCCATGTCGGGCCTGAAGTCGCGGGGCGGCTGCATACCGGCCGATCGCGCAACGACATCGACCACGCGCTGTTCAAGATGAAATTCCGCGAGCGAGTCGATTCGCTCGTCACGCATCTTGCCAAGCTCATCGAAGCGCTGATCGCGCGCGCCGAAGCCGACGCGGGAACGATCATTCTCGCCTACACCCATGGCCAGCCGGCGCAGCCCTCGACATATGGCCATTATCTCGGCGCGGTCATCGAGACTTTGCTGCGCGACGCCGAACGCCTGGAGCAGGCGCGCGCCGTGCTCGATCTCTGTCCCATGGGCGCGGCCGCGATCACGACAACAGGCTTTCCGCTCAACCGCCAACGCATGGCGGAATTCCTGGGTTTCGCGGACATCCTGCGCAATTCCTATGGCTGCATCGCCGGCGCCGACTATGCGGCCGGACTGTTCGCGGCGGTGAAGGTGCTGGCGCTCAATCTCGGCCGCGTCGCACAGGACATGGCGTTCTGGACCTCGTTCGAGGTCGGCCAACTCCGCTTCTCCGACGGCTTCGTGCAGATCAGCTCGATCATGCCGCAGAAGCGCAATCCGGTTCCGGTCGAGCATATGCGGCTGATGGCGTCGCTCTGCGCCGGCCGCTGCGACGCAGTGCTGACGGCGCTGCACAACACGCCCTTCACCGACATGAACGACAACGAACATGAAACGCATGGCCAGGGTTATGAGGCGCTCGACATGGCGGAGCGCGTGCTGACACTGATGGTTGGGGTGATCCGCAGCGCCAGCATCGACGAGAAGCGCGCGCGCGTGAACATCGAGCGTTCCTTCGCGACGATCACGGAGCTTGCGGACACTTTGGTGCGCGAGGAGCGCATTCCGTTCGTCGCAGCTCATCACATCGCCGCCAATCTTGCGCGCGCCATGCAGGCGAGCGGCGAAACGCTGTCGACCGTTCCTTACGCGACTTTCTCCGCGATCTTCGAGAAGCAGATCGGGCGCGCGCCAACCCTTGCTGAGGCGCGCTTCCGCCACGTCGTCACGCCGGACCATTTCGTCTCGGTGCGCACGCTTCCCGGCGGGCCTGCGCCGGCGGCGCTGGCCGAGAGTCTCGCGATCTATCGCAAGGGCGCTGACGCGGTGCGCGCGCGGCTTGCCGCACATGCCGGCGCACAGGCGCGCGCCGAGGCGACGCTGAAGGCTGCGGCCGAACGCTTCCGGAGCTGA
- a CDS encoding sn-glycerol-3-phosphate ABC transporter ATP-binding protein UgpC produces MASLSLQSIVKRYGQTTAVHGIDLDVRDGEFIVLVGPSGCGKSTTLRMIAGLESVTQGTLKIGERVVNTIEPKDRNIAMVFQNYALYPHMTVYRNIAFGLRAAKRPKDEIDVKVRKAAEMLGLAALLERKPHELSGGQRQRVAMGRAIVRDPEIFLFDEPLSNLDAQLRGQVRTEIKRLHQTIGTTIVYVTHDQVEAMTLADRIVIMRDGRIEQVGAPLDVFHTPATMFVAGFIGTPKMNFVETAVERSGDRIALPLRGEAGDATLIAPPPERVSALNGHERIVMGLRPDDLRVHQGDAQVETGVTLPGTVVIAEPLGATTQVTVTAHGHELVGMADGRFLPTAGEKVSLSIDPAAIHLFAPDGKRLGA; encoded by the coding sequence ATGGCCAGCCTTTCGCTTCAAAGCATCGTCAAGCGTTACGGCCAGACGACGGCCGTTCACGGCATCGATCTCGACGTCAGGGACGGCGAATTCATCGTGCTCGTCGGCCCCTCCGGCTGCGGCAAATCGACGACGCTGCGCATGATCGCGGGTCTCGAAAGCGTCACGCAGGGAACGCTGAAAATCGGCGAGCGCGTCGTCAACACGATCGAGCCGAAGGACCGGAACATCGCCATGGTGTTCCAGAATTATGCGCTCTATCCGCATATGACGGTCTATCGCAACATCGCGTTCGGCCTGCGCGCGGCGAAGCGGCCGAAGGACGAGATCGACGTCAAGGTGCGCAAGGCGGCGGAGATGCTGGGGCTCGCCGCGCTGCTTGAGCGCAAGCCGCACGAGCTCTCAGGTGGGCAGCGCCAGCGCGTCGCCATGGGCCGCGCGATCGTGCGCGATCCCGAGATATTTCTCTTCGATGAACCGCTGTCCAATCTCGACGCGCAGTTGCGCGGACAGGTGCGCACCGAGATCAAGCGCCTGCATCAGACGATCGGCACCACCATCGTCTATGTCACCCATGATCAGGTCGAAGCCATGACGCTCGCCGATCGCATCGTGATCATGCGTGACGGGCGGATCGAGCAGGTCGGCGCGCCGCTCGACGTGTTCCACACGCCAGCGACCATGTTCGTCGCAGGTTTCATCGGCACGCCGAAGATGAACTTCGTGGAAACCGCGGTTGAGCGGAGCGGAGATCGAATCGCGCTGCCGCTGCGCGGCGAAGCCGGCGATGCGACCTTGATCGCGCCGCCGCCGGAGCGCGTAAGCGCGCTCAACGGGCACGAGCGCATCGTTATGGGTTTGCGTCCTGATGACCTTCGCGTGCATCAGGGCGACGCGCAGGTGGAAACCGGTGTGACGCTTCCGGGAACCGTCGTCATCGCCGAGCCGCTTGGCGCGACGACGCAGGTCACTGTGACGGCGCATGGCCACGAACTGGTCGGGATGGCGGACGGCCGGTTCCTTCCAACCGCCGGCGAGAAGGTCTCGCTCTCGATCGATCCCGCCGCGATCCATCTCTTCGCGCCGGACGGCAAACGTCTGGGCGCGTGA